From the Roseiconus lacunae genome, one window contains:
- a CDS encoding LuxR C-terminal-related transcriptional regulator: MIKASQETGATLGIRPFAVVLQNDRFNIASLPDALPFECKEVDSWEQVFRRLSSFRPGCLLVDFDHEREEMLNQVRYFADHGIRFSMVGVSADQSKKTLQMAFRCGFTDLVNRPIERRQLIESVEEAFRSDGRGVDSLCEIRSCFGKLTPKEREMLPALLKGVPSRKLASLHHVTYQTIDRHRKHVIEKMKVDNMTELAMKLYRQY; encoded by the coding sequence ATGATCAAAGCAAGTCAGGAGACGGGTGCTACGCTCGGCATTCGTCCATTCGCTGTGGTACTTCAAAACGACCGTTTTAACATCGCTTCGCTTCCCGATGCGCTTCCTTTTGAATGTAAGGAAGTTGATTCGTGGGAGCAGGTTTTCCGCCGACTCAGTTCGTTTCGGCCGGGATGTTTGCTGGTCGACTTTGACCACGAACGCGAAGAGATGTTGAATCAAGTTCGCTATTTTGCGGATCACGGAATTCGATTCTCGATGGTAGGCGTTTCCGCCGATCAATCGAAGAAAACGTTGCAAATGGCCTTTCGTTGTGGCTTCACCGATCTGGTCAATCGACCGATCGAACGTCGCCAGTTGATCGAATCGGTCGAAGAAGCGTTTCGCTCCGATGGCAGGGGCGTGGATTCACTCTGTGAGATTCGCAGTTGCTTCGGCAAGCTTACGCCGAAAGAAAGAGAGATGTTGCCGGCGCTGCTAAAAGGCGTGCCTTCACGCAAGCTGGCCAGTCTTCATCATGTGACTTATCAAACCATCGATCGCCATCGCAAGCATGTGATCGAAAAAATGAAAGTCGACAACATGACCGAGCTGGCGATGAAACTATACCGGCAATACTAA
- the pilM gene encoding type IV pilus assembly protein PilM, with protein sequence MAKSSSVWGIEIGQSALKALRCSLVDGEVVADAFDLIEYPKILSQPEADPEELIADALNQLIERNDGMREKICMSVPGQSGLSKFFKPPPVEVKKISDLVRYEARQQIPFDLSEVVWDYQMMPGSMVEDGYALDCEVGLFAMKQQQAKRQMQPFNDANLEVDVVQLSPIALYNMVAYDRMNERLEGEVFNADDPPQSSVLLSIGTDSSDLIVTNGFRIWQRSMPIGGNHFTRQLTKDLKMTFAKAEHIKRNAREAVDPKLIFQTMRPVFNDLVTEVQRSIGFFRSIDRKAEIGELLVTGNTVKMPGLAAYLGKNLGFEVHVLDRFNRLSGEDVLSMPAFRDNATTFSVCYGLCLQGLGLSQVHASLVPQEIITERMIRAKKPWTVAALACLLFGMSTNFYFTQHSWQTSHDDIWKSSSQAVANMASYADDHRDQDSKLDKTLTYLNAVGKEIAGDAEKRVLWMELLRGVNQMIPRAKYEDGQLPSPKELPYEERIDFHITSFETKYYDEAALTAWFEKREERFEKEDKDWRAAMKVPKTEEEIAAGGTIEPPVGPAWVIELQGYHYFNDDTKVGLDGNNHTRRYLTTAFRDPSKLPQDVANRIIRLPNPNDPNDIKTYTPAELGISHPLVLNIETPYETKIPNPDYEPPMAGTTGAAAATNPAAGQEQDPDAEPQFFTPRRLDFVFQFVWTPKTYSERVEEKALKEAEAAELAAANGEAVDPATTATDPTAGSPAAADPSGTDPTGGQPAGTDPAGTNADEPGTAPDGTAPNGAAPDETAPTAVDPAAGQPVTDATTGDGPVASTP encoded by the coding sequence ATGGCAAAAAGTTCATCGGTTTGGGGAATCGAAATTGGCCAATCGGCTCTCAAAGCATTGCGCTGCTCGCTGGTAGACGGTGAAGTGGTTGCCGATGCGTTTGACCTGATCGAATACCCCAAAATCCTCAGTCAGCCCGAAGCGGATCCGGAAGAGCTGATTGCCGACGCGCTCAATCAGTTGATCGAGCGTAACGACGGCATGCGAGAGAAGATTTGCATGAGCGTGCCCGGGCAAAGCGGTTTGTCCAAGTTTTTCAAACCGCCGCCGGTCGAAGTCAAGAAGATTTCTGACCTGGTACGCTACGAAGCCCGGCAACAAATCCCGTTCGACTTGTCCGAAGTCGTCTGGGATTACCAGATGATGCCCGGCAGCATGGTCGAAGACGGATACGCGTTGGACTGCGAAGTCGGCCTGTTTGCGATGAAGCAGCAGCAGGCGAAGCGTCAGATGCAGCCTTTCAACGATGCGAATCTGGAAGTCGATGTTGTCCAGTTGTCGCCGATCGCGCTCTACAACATGGTCGCGTACGACCGAATGAATGAGCGACTCGAGGGCGAGGTTTTCAACGCCGACGATCCGCCGCAATCAAGTGTGTTGTTGTCGATCGGGACAGATAGCTCTGATTTAATCGTCACCAACGGGTTCCGAATTTGGCAGCGCAGTATGCCGATCGGCGGTAACCACTTCACCCGCCAATTGACCAAAGACCTGAAGATGACCTTCGCCAAGGCGGAGCACATCAAACGGAACGCACGTGAAGCGGTCGACCCCAAGCTGATCTTCCAGACGATGCGTCCGGTGTTCAATGACTTGGTTACCGAAGTCCAACGCTCGATCGGGTTCTTCCGCAGTATCGATCGCAAAGCCGAAATCGGCGAGTTGCTGGTAACCGGAAACACGGTGAAGATGCCCGGCTTGGCAGCCTATCTGGGCAAGAACCTTGGCTTCGAAGTCCACGTGCTCGACCGCTTCAATCGACTCAGCGGCGAAGATGTGCTTTCGATGCCGGCGTTCCGCGATAACGCGACCACGTTCTCGGTATGCTACGGACTGTGTCTGCAAGGATTGGGACTGTCGCAAGTCCACGCCAGTTTGGTGCCCCAGGAAATCATCACCGAGCGGATGATCCGGGCCAAGAAACCGTGGACCGTCGCGGCACTGGCTTGCTTGCTGTTTGGAATGTCGACCAACTTTTACTTTACCCAGCACAGCTGGCAGACCAGCCACGACGACATCTGGAAATCGTCCAGCCAAGCGGTCGCCAACATGGCCAGCTACGCCGATGACCATCGTGATCAGGACTCCAAGCTGGACAAAACGCTGACGTACCTAAACGCCGTCGGAAAAGAAATCGCCGGTGACGCAGAAAAACGCGTTCTGTGGATGGAACTGCTGCGTGGCGTGAATCAAATGATTCCGCGTGCAAAATACGAAGACGGCCAGTTGCCTTCGCCGAAAGAACTGCCCTACGAAGAACGAATCGATTTCCACATCACGTCATTCGAAACGAAGTATTACGACGAAGCCGCGCTGACCGCATGGTTCGAAAAACGAGAAGAACGCTTTGAGAAAGAGGACAAAGACTGGCGAGCGGCCATGAAAGTCCCCAAGACCGAAGAGGAAATTGCGGCCGGTGGCACGATCGAACCGCCGGTCGGACCGGCTTGGGTGATCGAACTGCAAGGCTATCACTATTTCAACGATGACACCAAAGTCGGTTTGGATGGCAACAACCACACCCGGCGGTACCTGACCACGGCGTTCCGAGATCCAAGCAAGTTGCCACAGGATGTCGCCAATCGAATCATTCGGTTGCCCAACCCCAACGATCCAAACGACATCAAGACGTACACGCCGGCAGAACTGGGCATCAGTCACCCGCTGGTTCTGAACATCGAGACGCCGTACGAAACGAAAATCCCGAACCCGGATTACGAACCCCCGATGGCGGGAACCACCGGCGCCGCGGCCGCGACCAATCCAGCGGCAGGCCAAGAACAGGATCCCGATGCGGAGCCACAGTTCTTTACGCCCCGCCGTTTGGACTTCGTCTTCCAGTTCGTTTGGACGCCAAAAACCTACAGCGAACGCGTCGAAGAAAAGGCACTCAAAGAAGCCGAAGCTGCCGAGTTGGCCGCGGCCAATGGCGAGGCCGTCGATCCCGCCACCACGGCAACGGATCCGACCGCAGGAAGTCCAGCCGCCGCAGATCCTAGCGGAACCGATCCGACTGGCGGTCAACCTGCTGGCACCGACCCGGCCGGAACGAACGCAGATGAACCCGGCACTGCGCCAGACGGCACTGCACCAAACGGCGCGGCCCCAGATGAAACGGCTCCAACCGCGGTTGATCCGGCTGCCGGCCAGCCCGTGACCGACGCAACCACCGGAGACGGACCGGTTGCCTCAACCCCCTAA
- a CDS encoding family 16 glycoside hydrolase, with amino-acid sequence MHLFLSAAQRSLASLSSVRRALPLAVLAFSTVSSGTVLADDVNALSEAEQRSGWKLLFDGESTDAWRNYQKDSISDGWKVQDGALVRSEKGAGDIITKEEFDAFELLVDYKISPGGNSGVMFHVTEDNPRPWHSGPEIQVQDNIDGHDPQKAGWLYQLYQPQVPSWSTEKSPVDASRPAGQWNQIYVRIAPQGCEVCLNGVRYYTFKIGGKDWKNRVAASKFAKFDGFGKAGKGHICLQDHGNLVSYRNIKVRRLAEDGSVPQPIDGQLGLKGELAFPNLKWDQWEPVDDNGRIRPLRILELTPSRDGTNRLFAASQYGAIWTFENKSDVTKSHLVLDKRGKVADWQSPGGNEEGMLGLALHPEFKDNQKFYVYYTHPTETKSIVSEFTMKSDDPNVADPASERILLELDQPYKNHNGGSIEFGPDGYLYIGLGDGGDRNDPKANGQDRSTLLGSILRIDVDDTTDGKPYGIPTDNPFVGNDGLHAETYAYGMRNPWRIAFDRQTGDLWVADVGQELWEEVNLVTKGGNYGWSNREGTNPFGNRDTVAGTSAPIDPVWQYDHRIGRSITGGRVYNSSRVGELSGKYLYADYVTGKIWALTYDHDSGKATANEEVVPDSIPVLAFGEDESGEVYYMTNSPRGECIYRFAK; translated from the coding sequence ATGCATTTGTTTTTATCGGCGGCCCAACGATCCTTGGCGTCGCTGTCATCCGTTCGGCGGGCGTTGCCGCTAGCCGTGTTAGCGTTCAGCACCGTTTCTTCCGGGACGGTCCTAGCCGACGACGTCAACGCGCTTAGCGAAGCCGAACAGCGAAGCGGTTGGAAACTGTTGTTTGACGGTGAATCGACCGACGCATGGCGAAACTATCAAAAGGATTCGATCAGCGATGGATGGAAAGTCCAGGACGGCGCACTGGTACGATCGGAAAAAGGCGCCGGCGACATCATCACCAAAGAAGAATTCGACGCGTTCGAACTGCTCGTCGACTACAAAATCAGCCCCGGCGGGAACAGTGGTGTCATGTTCCATGTCACCGAAGACAACCCGCGTCCTTGGCACAGCGGCCCCGAAATTCAAGTCCAAGACAACATCGACGGACACGATCCTCAGAAAGCTGGTTGGTTGTACCAGCTCTATCAACCGCAAGTTCCTTCTTGGTCCACCGAAAAATCCCCCGTCGACGCGTCGCGCCCGGCCGGACAGTGGAACCAGATCTATGTACGGATCGCGCCACAGGGTTGCGAAGTCTGCTTGAATGGCGTTCGCTATTACACCTTCAAAATTGGCGGCAAGGACTGGAAGAATCGCGTTGCGGCAAGCAAGTTCGCAAAATTTGATGGCTTTGGCAAAGCTGGCAAAGGACACATCTGCTTGCAGGACCACGGCAACTTGGTTTCCTACCGAAACATCAAAGTGCGTCGCCTCGCCGAAGACGGTTCGGTGCCGCAACCGATTGACGGACAATTGGGACTCAAAGGCGAACTCGCGTTCCCGAACCTGAAATGGGATCAATGGGAACCGGTCGATGACAACGGTCGAATTCGTCCGCTTCGTATCTTGGAACTGACCCCGTCACGCGACGGCACGAACCGTCTGTTCGCCGCGTCGCAGTATGGTGCGATTTGGACTTTCGAAAATAAATCCGACGTGACCAAGAGCCACCTCGTGCTCGACAAACGTGGTAAGGTTGCCGACTGGCAAAGCCCCGGTGGGAACGAAGAAGGCATGCTGGGATTGGCCCTGCATCCCGAATTCAAAGACAACCAGAAGTTCTACGTTTACTACACACACCCCACCGAAACAAAGTCCATCGTCAGTGAATTCACGATGAAGTCGGACGATCCGAATGTCGCCGATCCGGCATCCGAACGAATCCTGTTGGAACTCGACCAGCCCTATAAAAACCACAACGGTGGCAGCATCGAATTCGGCCCCGACGGCTACCTATACATCGGCCTGGGCGACGGAGGCGATCGCAACGACCCGAAAGCAAACGGACAAGACCGTTCGACGCTGCTCGGTTCGATCCTTCGGATCGACGTCGATGACACCACCGATGGCAAGCCATACGGAATTCCAACCGACAACCCCTTTGTCGGTAACGATGGTTTGCATGCCGAAACGTATGCCTATGGAATGCGAAACCCATGGCGAATCGCATTCGATCGTCAAACCGGTGACCTGTGGGTCGCCGACGTCGGCCAAGAGCTTTGGGAAGAAGTCAACTTGGTCACCAAAGGCGGCAACTACGGTTGGAGCAATCGTGAAGGCACGAACCCGTTCGGAAATCGCGATACCGTCGCAGGCACCAGCGCCCCGATCGATCCGGTTTGGCAGTACGATCACCGCATCGGTCGATCGATCACTGGGGGACGCGTTTACAACAGCTCACGCGTCGGTGAATTGAGCGGAAAGTACTTATACGCCGATTATGTCACCGGGAAAATCTGGGCGTTGACCTACGATCACGATTCGGGAAAAGCAACCGCGAACGAAGAAGTCGTACCGGATAGCATCCCCGTGCTTGCGTTCGGCGAAGACGAAAGCGGCGAGGTCTACTACATGACCAACAGCCCGCGTGGCGAGTGCATTTATCGGTTCGCCAAATAG